The genomic region AGTCAGAAGAACAGTGTAACAAATATGGTATGAAAGGTTTGTCAGTTGAAAGGCCTTCACTACCACGCAAACGGAAGATTCCGAAAAAACTTGAAGCTAGTAGTAGCTCTTCAGATGCTGCATTTCATCAATCACCTGAACAGATGTTCAAGACTGACATTTACTTTGCTGCTTTAGACACAGTAATTGTAAACTTGCAATCTCGTTTTTCCAAGAACGATTATGATAAAATCAACTGCATTGCCCAGTTACTATTTAATTGGACCGAAATTGACAACAACGCTGTTATGGCAATCCAAAAGTTTTATAACTTGTCTTTAAGTTTCTCTGCACATCTTAAGTTTTTTCACTGTTATGCAAAGAACAATTTTGTCAAAACAGACAAAGCAACCACAAGAGTAACGTTCCAAGAGTTGGCTGATTTTTTTATTGAGAATGATCTTCAAGCCAGTGCACCAGATGTTTGGCAGCTACTAGAAATATCACTTTCGTGGCCTATCACAACAGCAAGCGCAGAAAGATCGTTTTCTACACTACGAAGGCTAAAGACATTTCTTCGAAGCACCATGACAGAAGACCGCTTAAGTGGGCTTGCCCTGATGTCTATTGAGCAAGAATTGACGTCTGAATACATGAAAGATAAAAAACTAGATCTGTTAGTTGACAGATTTTCAAATCTAGCCGATAGGAGGCTAATGCTTCATTAGAACTAACGAAAATTGGTTCGTTGAAAACCATTACTGTAGTTCTGTTCACCTTAAAACTTTGTCTTGTACacaaatttgtttttgtgttataaATGTCCATGCAGTTATATCTAGAATAGAATAAACTTGTATATTTTGAAATTGAGTCTTTTTACAATCCATCAATATAGTAAAAATTGATTAAAACcaatgtttaacaaaaatacaCATATACTTTAATTTAGTTCTTAAGTGGTAGTTTTCAAAAAAGTTTCCACGGGACCACCACTCCCCCCCCCCCGTAGACCCCGTGCCCCCCCAAATTATTAGGTCACGCTACGCCTAtggttggaagaagtgcacggttgagtttttttaatgtaattttttaactaatggttcaaaagaaattttacaaattggacatgaaataagctatcttatggttgtaataaaaagaaataaaatgtatggacataagtacggtgtgggcggaaagtgagccttacatgaattttgtttaaaaatgatttaaaagtgtgtaactaatacaattttacttataaaactctcaaatttgcacaacttaactctgaatcatcttactaaacgatgttttattcaaaaaaaatctcaaaaatttaattaaaataatacgatgtctcaaaaaatgtaatttttaaaaacttcgtagttctacagaattcccaccattctaagacggtattactcaagtttgaataaatctaatacaatttttttgctatttttttaaagcctgcgatgtaatctttaaaaaacactgaattattttagtttaaaaatgaaataaacaatttattcttgagaaaactaagaaagataacaaaaatgtaatacaaaaatcgaaaattaccagctgaaaaaatgtatatacagagtgataaaaacttttttctgtaaaacttacccaAACTACATTTAACAATAAGCTTtagcaataataaatgttcaacaaaaaaaatttttttagctcttatacagtatgtctgcgtaacttggaacctattggtaacttttttaatatcagttttacgaaaaaaagttattctttataaaatactctgcatcgtatataacataagatgcaaccatctaatatcaaattttgttagatttgtacgaggtatgtcaaaaaatatgaattttactcaagagtaaagtacctttatatttcacaatatcgaaaatttttataaagaaaagttgtttgaaattaaaaactatgttccaatatgtaattatatccttctaatcgaaaatttgttttttttttaatattctttctaatacattttaatttttaatattattgtgaaaatttttgtttatcttttttttaagaatgaaattccatatttgtttgattggatcctacttgtttttcatttaaatatccgccattttcgatccggcattttgaaatttaaatttttaatctttaattcaaattcaacaacctgttaaaaataaagacaataaatgttttagaaaaatgttcttttttatgttctttttagaaaatccgtattttggatccgccattttatagtttataatgttaacatttaagttaggtttatcaaagcactcaaaaataaatatatgtagaaataaatatattttgtaaagaaattatgattttacaactattttttaagttatttgccattttggatctgccatttataatttaaattatcaaactttgattcaggttcagcaacctctcaaaaatatccacatatatgcaaacaaacacgttttataaaaaaattcggattttacaactactttttaaggatttttaggaaaaaatccgccattttgaatccgccattttgaatttgcaaattgtaatgtcagattcgggttcagcataatcaaaactaaaataaaaacattttttatcaaaataaaatgttgaattcacccaaattcttaacattatttatacaaaacaattgttattgtttaaacaattaataaacaattagcggcgaaatttgtgagtagaactttttactttaacatatttataaactaacaaaaaaagttttagaaaaatataaccttgtttgattttttccgaaacattgtatcttttcgttctaattgcactcccctatgcATTTTGCAAGAATTATTTCTCTATCTAAaacgaatttatttttatttgcatttataatttttaaaactaatATTAGGGTCTATATTCAATAGTTTGAATACCTCTACACTAATAACAAACAATTAAACAATAGTTTAAATGTACAATGAAACCTTTCAAAAATtgtccataaaaattgtatgggggttttgttcacttaaacccccccaaacttttgtgtacgttccaattaaattattattgtggccccattagttaaatacattgttttaaaacttttttgcctcctagtactttttcgataagccagtttttatcgagatattttgaatatttgtcgaatccaccacatatttgtataaatatggttatgtacgattatagagacctgttaataatctgaaaatttatttgtaatttacattttcaggtttattttaaataagaagccacatctcgataaaaggtgacttatcaaaaaaagactaagaggcaaaaaagctttaaaaacactgtgtttaactattggtatcacaataatagtttaattggaacgtacacaaacattgggggggtttaaaggaacaaaacccccataaaatgtttatgtaaatatattaaaaaattagccacatctcgataaaaactggcttatcgaaaaaatactgagaggcaaaaagttttaaaaacgttgtgtttaactgaCGGTACTATAATAATGAATTACttggcacgtacacaaaagtttgggggggtttaagggaacaaaacccccctaaaatttttatggggtgaacaaatttcagtataattttgttttaagatgttcctgtcataagaatgatacgtgtccattttcaataaaaaatctctaatagttttcgatatattggaaaaaatcgatttttattttgtaacttcaaagggttgtaactttttttatgaacacatttgtacaaaggtaagttaggttgaatcgaactatttttgaccccagaatgtgtggtataatttatgaccaatcttttcgggacaccctgtataaaaggaTACCCATTCAAAAGAGGAAACTTTGTTTAATATTACGATTAATTagtatacatggtgttctatttaaaataagactCATAttacacattgaataatccaataatgaatttttaaattttgaacaccccgTAAATAAATCTtcaataatcaatcatggaatatattcaaccaatatccaacagTATTGATGTAAGAGTAAATTTGTTATATAGGCCAGGAACCaatgaagcttttcacctcgcaatttttacagaatggatcgatttgcttgaaaatttgagaataactagtaaatagtccaaggatcaaaatctatatgattccgaaaggcgcttttactatgggggtggttgccaccccatctcgggggtggaaattttttattatattttgaccgcaaaagttgataaaaacattaattgtaagcaaaaaatgttttatacatttttttgataaaattaatagttttcgatttattcgctattgaaagtgttagttttgtatagaataaatcaatatttttcgatatactcatttacgattcactcattttttgccgtagaaaaaattttttaaaccatgttcttgggaattaaataacctacaattttatattgaaatattttcttgtatctctgatgctaatctttctattccgaaGAAAATGGCATATtctaccaaactacaaaaattcgttattcgctttcaactccattttttttaaaaactaatcattctaagtcagtcaaacttctagaatctattaattatacataaataaataagaatgaataaggccaatgactaaaaacaccgctaacttactttattatgcttccaattggatttctccttttttttttcaaaaaaatatattgattttttaaccgtaacttttttattttttatcttagaaagctTGGTAAAGAacaattttgtaggattttacaagatctataagtctattaatattaaatctttttaaaatcctcagtcgcaaaaagaggtgactttgaaagggttggtaaaggtggtttttgcatgttattacaagttttaattgtcaatatctcacttcaatttttgctgtagaaaaattttttgcaaaccaggttcttgggaattaaataagctacaatttcatgtttaaacattttttcgtatttctgatgctaatcttgctattctgaagaaatggccatttttttttcaaactacaaaaattcgttattcgcttttaaatccatttttttaactaatcattctaagcggGTCAAACTtatagaacctattaataatacataaataaaaaagaccaaataagatcAATGATTTATTTGAATTAGGGTGGCGATTAGGGGGTTGCATGCGTTTACTTTTTCGCTGGAAAAAATAGGagctgacattcttttcattatgtcacttaatttttgagctagagacttttttatctctggagatagatatttttaagtactttaaattagtttaaacaagttttcctcgaaaaatgcatagtctTTCCGTCTTttaactttgaaactacaatatttagcatttgacgaagaagagccaacatataataaagtatagctcgattactattagccgtaaagaaaatttaaaaaacggttttgtttattttttcaaaaggtacatttttgttaagtacaGTTGtattgataaaacgaaaactttttgagttattagcagaaaacttattaaaaacattgattttttcaatataaaactaatactttcgatagagaataaatcgaaaactatccattttatcaaaaaaatgtatagaacgtgttttgcttagaatgaacgtttttaccaacttttacgattaaaatataataaaaaattcccaccccgagatggggtggcaaccacctccatggtaaaagcgcctttctgcatgatatagattttgatccttggactatccactgcttattctcaaattttcaagcaaatcgatccattctgtaaaaattgcaaggttttgtcctattttaagcttcattacttggactaataagGGCTTGAATAAGTTGAGAATGGATTTTCTTTTAAAacattagattttaagaaaagtcGATATAAGTCAGAGCACTCTGTACTTATGAAACTATACCATATTTTTTGGGGTAAATTAGAAAATGTAATAAAATACGCGTGCGTACAGAGTGTCCCATAagaaaaaacataactttgattCGCCGCAATTTATTGTGACACCCTGtacatttcaaaataattttaaaatgtatgtAGCTTCTATACTTTATCAAACAAactattaatgtatttttttaaatcttttacttACCCTTTAGCTGTAATCTTTCGTCCCGTTAGTGGTAACTCGTCCTGTATATAGGGTGATtaattaagaatgtccaatctctgagttgtagattctagacctcaaaatactaagatttaacccaaatcacttacaTAAAATGTGGCTCTTTACCGGAGTTAAAAGAAAACGGCACAGtcattttgattaatgtattgtgccgcttatATTAGCTTATTAGCCGCttataagggtatattattttcatagataGAAACtgttggagaatcgaaaaattgcactaaaatagtaattctgccagtggcgtagaatgtgggaagggttaaccactttcccctgtcgtacgtttCTGGTAGTTGCCAGTAgtaacgtttatttaacataatttagtagggtgtacaatagggcttttcatcgattgtcatttgtttcgagcttctgtcatacgTTGTATAATCTGTATATAACTAATAttaatattgggaccgtgcaagttcagaaaagcgacacctggtttcttcgctctgcacttttattcgcacttttaattatattggccaattatatggtcctggttactggataattgtcaaggccatagtccaaaaaaaataagaagaaaaaataagatttaggttatgttattaaaacgtaaacaattgtatgtagtaaataagaTTAGTTATTAAAATGGAGTACTGCatgcaaaatacaattaattaaatttacctttatataataattgcatatcatatcaatattgtgaagcaatgtataatttttcttcttaaatgacaataggtatgaaatgtacgtcaatttgataatttaaattgacaatatgaattatttaagaaagttgcagtatttctccgctattcgcgcacgatcgtttcgcgtatcccttccgaatacttgcacaccgcgaatagggctttttattcacagtcatttgtttcgaacttgtcatgtgtcacataattttaatatatttacgtcatacgttatcgctatataccaatgatacaaaccaaagacgtatggcatagatatattaatattatgtgacacatgacagaagctcgaaacaaatgacaatcgatgaaaagccctatacactaattatacgacatatgacagaagctcgaaacaaatgactgtgaatgaaaagccctacttacactttctgacaagtatgacaaggatatgtcaaatagttttaaagtactgggtacaaataaattttaaataaaacagtCTGTAACTCaataacgagccacattttagtTAAGCGATTTGGAttaaatcctaatattttgacgtctagaatctacaactccgagattggacattcttaatgaatcaccctgtatagatatTTTATCCGCATAAGCAGGACAAACGATATCGCTCCTAACTGGTATCTGCTATACATACTTGTGATGAGGACCCTAAATTGTTGTTCCGAGATACAAGTCAAATGATCTAATTCACTCTGGCCGCTGGCCAGTATTGTTGTTTAATCCAGCCACATTATCATAATCAATTGACAGGAGTAGCGTtacagaaattaaaaattattacgtAAAAATTCTAACCTTCCAAATAAGGGAAAATGGCAAGTAAAGGGCTTTTAAGGAATTTAAATAATTATAGCAAGTTTTGTAACTTTTCAAGTATAAACAGAGCTTTATCATCAGGCAAGATAATTTACAATAAATCACAATCTTCTGGTGGTTCTATTCCTAATGTACCTGGCCTTTCTGACAATTGTGTAAAAGTAAGTCTGTTAATTCATTATTTTCGGATAATTTTTACCACTACTATTATTCTTTTAGGTACCCAGCTCACCTGTAGGTCCTGGAGCTGCAAAAAATACTGAGTATAAGAATCCAGAATACTTCTGTTATGATAAAAACAGTTACTTCGAAGCTGAAGTAGAAATGCTAGAACATCGTTGCCCCCAACCATCTGTGCATGTACCATACTATCCTACCTCCAAATAGATTAAATTTAGTTAAAGTTTATGTTTTAGAATagtaaataaacaaatttattgagaaGCAATCCTTTTGTCTACCTACATGATAGGTATCTTTATTTATTACAACACAAAGTTGAATTGATTTTTCCCACAGTATTAACATCAAACTTTTCTGTGTCCATGCTAGATTTTGGAGATCACCATATGCTGTCGATGCTAAGGGGGAGCATGGTAAAATTTTCATCATTACTATTATGATTGTCGTAAGGTTTTGATTTCTGTCTGATTTTCATCACCTCCatcctcctaccattaaaaactCATAAACCTTTTTCAGATAATGAAAGACTCAAAAGAACTTGATTAATAGAATTAACTGTGATAAATAGTTCACTAGAGCAGACCTACTattaatcagtatttcaaaatcaTCATGTTTCATTgtaatatttcaatttccgtacTATTTTCCGTCAGGCAAgcttttttattttccatagtactTATATTCCTATGCAACTTGTATTCATTGACATTTTTACCTTTTAATTTCTTCCGCTCTTCCATCATCTGCAAAGCCATTTTTACTAATTCCTGGATGTTGttttctttcagtagttttgtaTCTATTATTTTGTATATAGGTGCTTTCCATTTATAAAGCCTTCTTGGAtgtagtttaaaaaatgttttcgtTACCACAATATCATCTGTCTTTTTCAGTACCCCAAACCTTTAATTGCAAGCAAATATCTCATAATATGTGGTACATCGTTTTGCCATttggtattaaaaaatatatatttaaatagaTATACTTATAATACATCAAATTCTTTGTTGAATCATACAATATGACTAGGTAACTTGGTTTGctataatataattttaagtatttaaaaaccttataaacaaattatatgccttttttttaataagaaatatcactttaaaattattattgttataaCTTCTGTGTAGTTTTAAAGCTAGTAGTTTTTCCTTTAATTTGAgctatgaaaaaaatattttcctcaaAATACAGCCGAGTTACAAGTGAAAAATAACCTATATGCTGTAAAGGGCCTAGCCAGATAAGACGATGAaaactgcccccaactcgattcgaatccCATAGAGGTCActgtttagcatatatagtgaaaccagtgatgtgggagggatcactgagtgaaactaactttctgaaatttttagccccctaggggGTCatatgtgacccacctagagcctaattagggtttttattttttatctcagccgtaTCGAGAACTAGCgataaactttaaataaaaaagttgtaagatttaaaaaattctgtccgaaattttttttttatttttggcgggaaatttaaattttagaacgattttaaaattttaaatgagtataaaaaaataactaagacattcgttttcacgaaaaaatttataacgtgtatttttgcataatattttaccctgaattttttcaaatttttaaaactggtgaaacgcacctttaaaaataaaaaaacttgacTTTATAGTATAGGAAACAtgggcaatgcagtccttatgagagtttttagcccggtgatgccgattttatcaaaaagaatttgtaatcgaacattagagagattaaattaaaactgttttaggattcgtatgcgtttaagtttattttatatactatagttattacgcatatgaatcctaaaattgtagattgcctttctgaaacagttttaatttaatctctctgatgttcgattacaaattcttgttgataaaatcggcatcacagCGCTAAAACTATCATaaactgcattgcctatgtttcctatactgtaaagtcaaggtgggacggactagtagtttctacatctacatctacataaactcgtacatccattataaaaaaactaattcgaatactttggaagcgttaagatattttattttttgcagcaaaacggcgcgtcgtatgaaaaaaatgagaagatagtttttttatcgcaaattgaacgaggaattcaaaaatgattgttaatttgaaatatgtcagtggcgtactatctttttttctttgaaaggttcagaccattacccctatgcgcgccaataatgaatatcaaatccttaattgtatgtcaaaacatgcacaataactacttcttagttagataaaacccgccaagttttattacaatgttgccagtagtttccgcaaaatcgtaaaaaatgtgtaaaattttgttttcttcaacgccctgtatcttgaaaatggatgccgttacaaaaaatttttaaactccaattattttggcaaactccaattattttccagttttttacctattccaGTGACGGAGTtagcttttttgaaaaatatgtataaaattgtatcaaaaaacaaaaaaaaaaacgaaaaaatgcggttttttatttttaaaggtgcgtttcaccaattttaaaagtatgaaaaaattcagggtgaaacattatgcaaaaatacaggttatatatttttttcgtgaaaacgaatgtcttagttattttttaatactcatttaaaattttaaaatcgttctatttaaatttcccgccaaaaattaaaaaaaaaaaattcggacagaacttttaaagattacaactttttttatttaaagtttttcgctagttctcgatgcggc from Diabrotica virgifera virgifera chromosome 3, PGI_DIABVI_V3a harbors:
- the LOC114335304 gene encoding uncharacterized protein LOC114335304; translation: MASKGLLRNLNNYSKFCNFSSINRALSSGKIIYNKSQSSGGSIPNVPGLSDNCVKVPSSPVGPGAAKNTEYKNPEYFCYDKNSYFEAEVEMLEHRCPQPSVHVPYYPTSK